Proteins co-encoded in one Malus sylvestris chromosome 7, drMalSylv7.2, whole genome shotgun sequence genomic window:
- the LOC126629127 gene encoding protein RNA-directed DNA methylation 3-like isoform X9, producing MASKGKGIAAGGGFSGGKRKHDDDKSGGGRKRSNPGVLRFFEDAAAESDDEIDSDFDDDFMDEEFETEPVAQNDPGKAHNLPFVPKEEDLDGEEFEKMMEERYRSGSSYATYAEDNFENKRSIDGNVLPSVKDPVIWKVKCMVGRERHSAFCMMQKFVDFRSLGTKLQIVSAFAVEHIKGFVFIEADKQSDINEACKGICSIYPSRVMPVPNNEVSHLLSPRTKSNGITAGMWARVKNGNYKGDLAQVVFVNDLRKRATLKLIPRIDLQAMAAKFGGGGTRKKRPAPAPRLISSNELEEFRPLIQYRTDRESGMKFEFLDGLMFKDGYLYKKVSIDSLSFWGVMPSEEELLKFKPSENTKNEDEDWLTELYGTTEKKRRTIKIEEGGGKGEGSSGSMGKGEGSSGSMGKGEGSSGSMGKGEGSSGPMGKGEGSSQSMGKGEGSSGSKGKGEGSSGSMGKGEDSSTSMGKGGGSSGSGGSGFELYDLVCFGRKDFGLVIGMEKDDSYKILKEGVEGPIVLMVQKRELKNVLSDMKFTALDRHMKAICVSDTVKVSEGLLEGRQGIVKQIYRGTIFLYDENQSENGGYFCSKSQMCEKVKLYIDSSKEMDGDSGALGFGDFMSSPKSPLSPKKPWQERDSNFNQGDKDGMFSIGQTVRIRVGPLKGYLCRILAIRRADITVKLDSQQKVLTVTKEHISEVRGKSSSVLISEDPESSLKPFDLLGTEGGSNDWTNGAGVSAGGDGWNAGGASAGGGGWNAGGASGDSNSWASANPINDVKKDDDTSWGSKAAPSTASSWGAAAGAPADNNNQGAGWGKSDAWGKSSAKTEGDSSAPDNNDQGAGWGKRDTWGKSSAKTGADSSAPADNNDQGTGWGKSDSWGKSSSKTGGDSSAPHNNDQGAGSGRSGSWGQKAEPAGTSKLDSWGKGKNVVEAGSWGKNSDAPSGDISSPGWGQQKSWDKGNAVSSDGPAWGKPQNKATGNWSSKDESSAGDAGWKSSVPAENVQTGSWGKAGGGSTESKQDGSSSWGKPAGDSWGKQTGGSSWGKQADVTAGGVGNNGGKWGKGSVTNEEQSGGGGDQVSKWGQKGTWNSGSSETGGNQESSWGKKSDGNIGSTSSGGNQNSTWGKTINLNSGSGDTGGNLDSSWGKKSTWNSQSSENSGNQDSSWGKKSDWKSGSDDTGGNHDSTWGKKSSWNSGSGDADQKSSWGSKSSWNSTDGGNGDQPEDSSGGRGGRGFGDGGRRGGFGGRGGGGGSGACFKCGESGHMSRECPQGGGGGKGGACFKCGESGHMSRECPQGGGGSKGGACFKCGEAGHMSRECPQGGGGGGGGACFKCGESGHMARDCSQGGGGYGGGNRSGGGGGGACYKCGESGHMARDCSQGGGSYGGGSRSGGGGGSGACFKCGESGHMARECPQGGGGGSSGACYKCGESGHMARDCSQGGGGYGGGGRSGGGGGGASGGCYKCGQSGHFARECPNSG from the exons ATGGCGTCGAAGGGAAAGGGGATCGCCGCCGGAGGTGGATTCTCCGGCGGGAAGCGCAAGCACGACGACGACAAGTCCGGTGGTGGCCGGAAGAGGAGCAACCCCGGCGTCCTCAGATTCTTCGAAGACGCCGCtgccgaatccgacgacgaaaTCGACAGTGATTTCGATGACG ATTTTATGGACGAAGAATTTGAAACAGAACCTGTAGCCCAGAATGACCCAGGGAAAGCACATAACCTTCCATTCGTTCCTAAAGAGGAGGATCTGGATGGTGAAGAATTTGAAAAAATGATGGAAGAACGATACAGGAGTGGTTCTAGCTATGCAACCTATGCTGAAGATAATTTTGAGAACAAAAGGTCGATTGATGGAAATGTTCTGCCTTCTGTTAAGGATCCAGTCATCTGGAAAGTGAAATGCATG GTTGGACGTGAGAGGCATTCAGCTTTCTGTATGATGCAAAAGTTTGTTGACTTCCGATCACTAGGTACCAAACTACAGATTGTTTCTGCATTTGCTGTTGAGCACATCAAGGGTTTTGTTTTCATTGAAGCTGACAAGCAGTCTGATATTAATGAG GCATGTAAAGGAATTTGTAGTATATACCCTTCCCGAGTAATGCCAGTTCCAAATAACGAAGTTTCTCATTTGCTGTCTCCTCGGACTAAATCCAATGGAATTACTGCTGGCATGTGGGCCCGTGTGAAGAATGGGAACTACAAGGGTGATTTGGCACAG GTTGTGTTTGTGAACGATTTACGAAAAAGAGCGACCTTAAAGCTGATCCCCAGAATTGATCTTCAAGCAATGGCTGCAAAATTT GGTGGAGGAGGTACTAGAAAGAAAAGGCCTGCTCCTGCCCCGAGATTGATCAGCTCAAACGAACTCGA GGAGTTCCGCCCTCTCATTCAGTACAGGACTGATCGTGAAAGTGGCATGAAGTTTGAGTTTCTTGATGGTCTGATGTTCAAGGATGGATATTTGTACAAAAAAGTATCAATAGATTCATTAAGCTTCTGGGGTGTTATGCCATCAGAAGAGGAACTACTGAAATTCAAACCTTCTGAGAACACCAAAAATGAGGATGAGGACTGGCTTACTGAACTTTATGGTAcaacagaaaagaaaaggcgGACCATCAAAATTGAAGAAGGTGGTGGTAAAGGAGAGGGTTCATCAGGTTCTATGGGGAAAGGAGAGGGTTCATCAGGGTCTATGGGGAAAGGAGAGGGCTCATCAGGGTCTATGGGGAAAGGAGAGGGTTCATCAGGACCTATGGGGAAAGGAGAGGGCTCATCGCAGTCTATGGGGAAAGGAGAGGGTTCATCTGGGTCCAAGGGGAAAGGAGAAGGTTCATCAGGTTCTATGGGGAAGGGAGAGGACTCATCAACGTCTATGGGGAAAGGCGGGGGTTCTTCAGGTTCTGGTGGGAGTGGTTTTGAACTGTATGATCTTGTTTGTTTTGG CCGGAAAGATTTTGGTCTTGTAATAGGCATGGAGAAAGATGATAGTTACAAG ATTCTGAAAGAGGGAGTGGAAGGACCTATTGTGCTGATGGTTCAGAAACGTGAGTTAAAGAATGTTCTTTCTGATATGAAATTTACGGCTTTAGATCGGCACATGAAGGCCATATGCGTTAGTGATACTGTCAAAGTGTCGGAAGGACTGTTGGAG GGTAGGCAGGGTATTGTTAAGCAAATATATAGAGGCACCATATTCTTGTATGATGAGAACCAGTCAGAAAATGGTGGTTATTTTTGCTCAAAATCCCAAATGTGTGAGAAAGTTAAGCTTTACATTGATTCTAGCAAAGAAATG GATGGGGACTCAGGTGCTCTGGGTTTTGGAGATTTCATGTCGTCTCCTAAATCCCCGCTATCGCCAAAAAAGCCATGGCAAGAAAGGGATAGTAACT TCAATCAGGGTGATAAAGATGGAATGTTCTCAATTGGTCAAACTGTAAGAATCCGTGTGGGTCCGTTGAAGGGATACCTCTGTCGAATCTTGGCTATACGTCGTGCTGATATTACTGTTAAGCTTGATTCTCAGCAAAAGGTTCTCACAG TTACAAAAGAGCATATTTCTGAAGTTCGTGGAAAGAGTTCTAGTGTGCTGATTAG TGAGGATCCGGAGTCCAGTTTAAAACCATTTGATTTGCTCGGAACGGAAGGAGGGTCCAATG ACTGGACAAATGGAGCTGGGGTATCTGCTGGGGGTGATGGGTGGAATGCTGGAGGGGCATCAGCCGGGGGTGGTGGGTGGAATGCTGGAGGGGCATCTGGTGATAG TAATTCTTGGGCTAGTGCAAATCCTATTAATGATGTGAAAAAAG ATGATGATACTTCTTGGGGGAGCAAAGCAGCTCCAAGTACAGCTTCGTCCTGGGGTGCAGCAGCAGGAGCACCTGCAGATAACAACAATCAAGGTGCTGGCTGGGGAAAAAGTGATGCTTGGGGAAAATCAAGTGCCAAAACTGAAGGTGACAGTAGTGCACCAGATAACAATGATCAAGGTGCTGGCTGGGGAAAAAGAGACACTTGGGGAAAATCAAGTGCTAAAACTGGGGCTGACAGCAGCGCACCAGCAGATAATAATGATCAAGGCACTGGCTGGGGAAAAAGCGACTCATGGGGGAAATCAAGTTCTAAAACTGGGGGTGACAGCAGTGCCCCACATAACAATGATCAGGGTGCTGGCTCGGGAAGAAGTGGCTCTTGGGGGCAGAAGGCTGAACCTGCTGGGACGAGTAAACTGGATTCATGGGGCAAGGGTAAAAATGTTGTTGAAGCAGGATCATGGGGAAAGAATTCTGATGCACCATCTGGGGATATTTCAAGTCCTGGGTGGGGTCAACAGAAATCTTGGGACAAAGGAAATGCAGTCAGTAGTGATGGGCCTGCTTGGGGTAAGCCTCAGAATAAAGCCACAGGGAACTGGAGCAGTAAAGATGAATCAAGTGCTGGCGATGCAGGGTGGAAAAGTTCAGTACCAGCTGAAAATGTTCAGACTGGAAGCTGGGGTAAGGCAGGTGGCGGTTCAACCGAGAGTAAACAAGATGGCAGTTCTTCTTGGGGTAAGCCAGCTGGAGATTCATGGGGTAAACAAACTGGAGGCTCTTCATGGGGTAAACAAGCTGATGTAACCGCTGGCGGAGTGGGGAACAACGGAGGCAAGTGGGGCAAAGGATCTGTCACCAATGAAGAACAAAGTGGTGGAGGGGGAGATCAGGTTTCTAAATGGGGCCAAAAAGGCACTTGGAACTCAGGATCTAGTGAGACTGGTGGCAATCAAGAATCTAGTTGGGGTAAGAAAAGCGATGGGAACATCGGATCTACTTCCTCAGGTGGGAACCAAAATTCTACTTGGGGCAAGACAATCAATTTGAACTCTGGATCTGGTGACACTGGTGGAAATCTTGATTCTAGTTGGGGGAAGAAGAGTACTTGGAATTCTCAATCTAGTGAGAATAGTGGCAATCAAGATTCTAGTTGGGGGAAGAAAAGTGATTGGAAATCTGGATCTGATGACACCGGTGGGAACCATGATTCAACTTGGGGCAAAAAAAGTAGTTGGAACTCAGGATCTGGTGATGCAGATCAGAAATCTAGTTGGGGCAGTAAAAGCAGTTGGAATTCAACAGATGGTGGGAATGGAGACCAACCTGAGGATTCAAGTGGTGGGAGAGGTGGACGGGGTTTTGGAGATGGTGGGCGTAGAGGGGGTTTTGGGGGAAGAGGTGGAGGCGGGGGCAGTGGTGCTTGCTTCAAATGTGGTGAGTCCGGGCACATGTCGAGGGAGTGTCCCCAGGGCGGTGGAG GCGGTAAAGGTGGTGCTTGCTTCAAGTGTGGTGAGTCCGGGCACATGTCGAGGGAGTGCCCCCAGGGTGGTGGAGGCAGTAAAG GTGGTGCTTGCTTCAAATGTGGTGAGGCAGGGCACATGTCGAGGGAGTGCCCCCAGGGCGGTGGAGGTGGTGGAGGTGGTGCTTGCTTCAAGTGCGGTGAGTCCGGGCACATGGCAAGGGACTGCTCCCAAGGCGGTGGGGGCTATGGTGGTGGCAACCGCAGcggtggtggaggtggtggtgctTGCTACAAGTGTGGTGAGTCGGGGCACATGGCGAGGGACTGCTCCCAGGGCGGTGGAAGCTATGGTGGTGGCAGCCGTAGCGGTGGAGGTGGCGGCAGTGGTGCTTGCTTCAAGTGTGGTGAGTCAGGGCACATGGCGAGGGAGTGCCCCCAGGGCGGTGGAGGTGGTAGCAGTGGTGCTTGCTACAAATGTGGTGAGTCTGGGCACATGGCGAGGGATTGCTCCCAGGGCGGTGGAGGCTATGGTGGTGGTGGCCGTAGCGGTGGTGGAGGCGGTGGTGCTTCCGGTGGCTGCTACAAGTGCGGACAGTCCGGCCATTTCGCAAGGGAGTGCCCCAACAGTGGTTAA
- the LOC126629127 gene encoding protein RNA-directed DNA methylation 3-like isoform X13: MASKGKGIAAGGGFSGGKRKHDDDKSGGGRKRSNPGVLRFFEDAAAESDDEIDSDFDDDFMDEEFETEPVAQNDPGKAHNLPFVPKEEDLDGEEFEKMMEERYRSGSSYATYAEDNFENKRSIDGNVLPSVKDPVIWKVKCMVGRERHSAFCMMQKFVDFRSLGTKLQIVSAFAVEHIKGFVFIEADKQSDINEACKGICSIYPSRVMPVPNNEVSHLLSPRTKSNGITAGMWARVKNGNYKGDLAQVVFVNDLRKRATLKLIPRIDLQAMAAKFGGGGTRKKRPAPAPRLISSNELEEFRPLIQYRTDRESGMKFEFLDGLMFKDGYLYKKVSIDSLSFWGVMPSEEELLKFKPSENTKNEDEDWLTELYGTTEKKRRTIKIEEGGGKGEGSSGSMGKGEGSSGSMGKGEGSSGSMGKGEGSSGPMGKGEGSSQSMGKGEGSSGSKGKGEGSSGSMGKGEDSSTSMGKGGGSSGSGGSGFELYDLVCFGRKDFGLVIGMEKDDSYKILKEGVEGPIVLMVQKRELKNVLSDMKFTALDRHMKAICVSDTVKVSEGLLEGRQGIVKQIYRGTIFLYDENQSENGGYFCSKSQMCEKVKLYIDSSKEMDGDSGALGFGDFMSSPKSPLSPKKPWQERDSNFNQGDKDGMFSIGQTVRIRVGPLKGYLCRILAIRRADITVKLDSQQKVLTVTKEHISEVRGKSSSVLISEDPESSLKPFDLLGTEGGSNDWTNGAGVSAGGDGWNAGGASAGGGGWNAGGASGDSNSWASANPINDVKKDDDTSWGSKAAPSTASSWGAAAGAPADNNNQGAGWGKSDAWGKSSAKTEGDSSAPDNNDQGAGWGKRDTWGKSSAKTGADSSAPADNNDQGTGWGKSDSWGKSSSKTGGDSSAPHNNDQGAGSGRSGSWGQKAEPAGTSKLDSWGKGKNVVEAGSWGKNSDAPSGDISSPGWGQQKSWDKGNAVSSDGPAWGKPQNKATGNWSSKDESSAGDAGWKSSVPAENVQTGSWGKAGGGSTESKQDGSSSWGKPAGDSWGKQTGGSSWGKQADVTAGGVGNNGGKWGKGSVTNEEQSGGGGDQVSKWGQKGTWNSGSSETGGNQESSWGKKSDGNIGSTSSGGNQNSTWGKTINLNSGSGDTGGNLDSSWGKKSTWNSQSSENSGNQDSSWGKKSDWKSGSDDTGGNHDSTWGKKSSWNSGSGDADQKSSWGSKSSWNSTDGGNGDQPEDSSGGRGGRGFGDGGRRGGFGGRGGGGGSGACFKCGESGHMARDCSQGGGGYGGGNRSGGGGGGACYKCGESGHMARDCSQGGGSYGGGSRSGGGGGSGACFKCGESGHMARECPQGGGGGSSGACYKCGESGHMARDCSQGGGGYGGGGRSGGGGGGASGGCYKCGQSGHFARECPNSG, encoded by the exons ATGGCGTCGAAGGGAAAGGGGATCGCCGCCGGAGGTGGATTCTCCGGCGGGAAGCGCAAGCACGACGACGACAAGTCCGGTGGTGGCCGGAAGAGGAGCAACCCCGGCGTCCTCAGATTCTTCGAAGACGCCGCtgccgaatccgacgacgaaaTCGACAGTGATTTCGATGACG ATTTTATGGACGAAGAATTTGAAACAGAACCTGTAGCCCAGAATGACCCAGGGAAAGCACATAACCTTCCATTCGTTCCTAAAGAGGAGGATCTGGATGGTGAAGAATTTGAAAAAATGATGGAAGAACGATACAGGAGTGGTTCTAGCTATGCAACCTATGCTGAAGATAATTTTGAGAACAAAAGGTCGATTGATGGAAATGTTCTGCCTTCTGTTAAGGATCCAGTCATCTGGAAAGTGAAATGCATG GTTGGACGTGAGAGGCATTCAGCTTTCTGTATGATGCAAAAGTTTGTTGACTTCCGATCACTAGGTACCAAACTACAGATTGTTTCTGCATTTGCTGTTGAGCACATCAAGGGTTTTGTTTTCATTGAAGCTGACAAGCAGTCTGATATTAATGAG GCATGTAAAGGAATTTGTAGTATATACCCTTCCCGAGTAATGCCAGTTCCAAATAACGAAGTTTCTCATTTGCTGTCTCCTCGGACTAAATCCAATGGAATTACTGCTGGCATGTGGGCCCGTGTGAAGAATGGGAACTACAAGGGTGATTTGGCACAG GTTGTGTTTGTGAACGATTTACGAAAAAGAGCGACCTTAAAGCTGATCCCCAGAATTGATCTTCAAGCAATGGCTGCAAAATTT GGTGGAGGAGGTACTAGAAAGAAAAGGCCTGCTCCTGCCCCGAGATTGATCAGCTCAAACGAACTCGA GGAGTTCCGCCCTCTCATTCAGTACAGGACTGATCGTGAAAGTGGCATGAAGTTTGAGTTTCTTGATGGTCTGATGTTCAAGGATGGATATTTGTACAAAAAAGTATCAATAGATTCATTAAGCTTCTGGGGTGTTATGCCATCAGAAGAGGAACTACTGAAATTCAAACCTTCTGAGAACACCAAAAATGAGGATGAGGACTGGCTTACTGAACTTTATGGTAcaacagaaaagaaaaggcgGACCATCAAAATTGAAGAAGGTGGTGGTAAAGGAGAGGGTTCATCAGGTTCTATGGGGAAAGGAGAGGGTTCATCAGGGTCTATGGGGAAAGGAGAGGGCTCATCAGGGTCTATGGGGAAAGGAGAGGGTTCATCAGGACCTATGGGGAAAGGAGAGGGCTCATCGCAGTCTATGGGGAAAGGAGAGGGTTCATCTGGGTCCAAGGGGAAAGGAGAAGGTTCATCAGGTTCTATGGGGAAGGGAGAGGACTCATCAACGTCTATGGGGAAAGGCGGGGGTTCTTCAGGTTCTGGTGGGAGTGGTTTTGAACTGTATGATCTTGTTTGTTTTGG CCGGAAAGATTTTGGTCTTGTAATAGGCATGGAGAAAGATGATAGTTACAAG ATTCTGAAAGAGGGAGTGGAAGGACCTATTGTGCTGATGGTTCAGAAACGTGAGTTAAAGAATGTTCTTTCTGATATGAAATTTACGGCTTTAGATCGGCACATGAAGGCCATATGCGTTAGTGATACTGTCAAAGTGTCGGAAGGACTGTTGGAG GGTAGGCAGGGTATTGTTAAGCAAATATATAGAGGCACCATATTCTTGTATGATGAGAACCAGTCAGAAAATGGTGGTTATTTTTGCTCAAAATCCCAAATGTGTGAGAAAGTTAAGCTTTACATTGATTCTAGCAAAGAAATG GATGGGGACTCAGGTGCTCTGGGTTTTGGAGATTTCATGTCGTCTCCTAAATCCCCGCTATCGCCAAAAAAGCCATGGCAAGAAAGGGATAGTAACT TCAATCAGGGTGATAAAGATGGAATGTTCTCAATTGGTCAAACTGTAAGAATCCGTGTGGGTCCGTTGAAGGGATACCTCTGTCGAATCTTGGCTATACGTCGTGCTGATATTACTGTTAAGCTTGATTCTCAGCAAAAGGTTCTCACAG TTACAAAAGAGCATATTTCTGAAGTTCGTGGAAAGAGTTCTAGTGTGCTGATTAG TGAGGATCCGGAGTCCAGTTTAAAACCATTTGATTTGCTCGGAACGGAAGGAGGGTCCAATG ACTGGACAAATGGAGCTGGGGTATCTGCTGGGGGTGATGGGTGGAATGCTGGAGGGGCATCAGCCGGGGGTGGTGGGTGGAATGCTGGAGGGGCATCTGGTGATAG TAATTCTTGGGCTAGTGCAAATCCTATTAATGATGTGAAAAAAG ATGATGATACTTCTTGGGGGAGCAAAGCAGCTCCAAGTACAGCTTCGTCCTGGGGTGCAGCAGCAGGAGCACCTGCAGATAACAACAATCAAGGTGCTGGCTGGGGAAAAAGTGATGCTTGGGGAAAATCAAGTGCCAAAACTGAAGGTGACAGTAGTGCACCAGATAACAATGATCAAGGTGCTGGCTGGGGAAAAAGAGACACTTGGGGAAAATCAAGTGCTAAAACTGGGGCTGACAGCAGCGCACCAGCAGATAATAATGATCAAGGCACTGGCTGGGGAAAAAGCGACTCATGGGGGAAATCAAGTTCTAAAACTGGGGGTGACAGCAGTGCCCCACATAACAATGATCAGGGTGCTGGCTCGGGAAGAAGTGGCTCTTGGGGGCAGAAGGCTGAACCTGCTGGGACGAGTAAACTGGATTCATGGGGCAAGGGTAAAAATGTTGTTGAAGCAGGATCATGGGGAAAGAATTCTGATGCACCATCTGGGGATATTTCAAGTCCTGGGTGGGGTCAACAGAAATCTTGGGACAAAGGAAATGCAGTCAGTAGTGATGGGCCTGCTTGGGGTAAGCCTCAGAATAAAGCCACAGGGAACTGGAGCAGTAAAGATGAATCAAGTGCTGGCGATGCAGGGTGGAAAAGTTCAGTACCAGCTGAAAATGTTCAGACTGGAAGCTGGGGTAAGGCAGGTGGCGGTTCAACCGAGAGTAAACAAGATGGCAGTTCTTCTTGGGGTAAGCCAGCTGGAGATTCATGGGGTAAACAAACTGGAGGCTCTTCATGGGGTAAACAAGCTGATGTAACCGCTGGCGGAGTGGGGAACAACGGAGGCAAGTGGGGCAAAGGATCTGTCACCAATGAAGAACAAAGTGGTGGAGGGGGAGATCAGGTTTCTAAATGGGGCCAAAAAGGCACTTGGAACTCAGGATCTAGTGAGACTGGTGGCAATCAAGAATCTAGTTGGGGTAAGAAAAGCGATGGGAACATCGGATCTACTTCCTCAGGTGGGAACCAAAATTCTACTTGGGGCAAGACAATCAATTTGAACTCTGGATCTGGTGACACTGGTGGAAATCTTGATTCTAGTTGGGGGAAGAAGAGTACTTGGAATTCTCAATCTAGTGAGAATAGTGGCAATCAAGATTCTAGTTGGGGGAAGAAAAGTGATTGGAAATCTGGATCTGATGACACCGGTGGGAACCATGATTCAACTTGGGGCAAAAAAAGTAGTTGGAACTCAGGATCTGGTGATGCAGATCAGAAATCTAGTTGGGGCAGTAAAAGCAGTTGGAATTCAACAGATGGTGGGAATGGAGACCAACCTGAGGATTCAAGTGGTGGGAGAGGTGGACGGGGTTTTGGAGATGGTGGGCGTAGAGGGGGTTTTGGGGGAAGAGGTGGAGGCGGGGGCA GTGGTGCTTGCTTCAAGTGCGGTGAGTCCGGGCACATGGCAAGGGACTGCTCCCAAGGCGGTGGGGGCTATGGTGGTGGCAACCGCAGcggtggtggaggtggtggtgctTGCTACAAGTGTGGTGAGTCGGGGCACATGGCGAGGGACTGCTCCCAGGGCGGTGGAAGCTATGGTGGTGGCAGCCGTAGCGGTGGAGGTGGCGGCAGTGGTGCTTGCTTCAAGTGTGGTGAGTCAGGGCACATGGCGAGGGAGTGCCCCCAGGGCGGTGGAGGTGGTAGCAGTGGTGCTTGCTACAAATGTGGTGAGTCTGGGCACATGGCGAGGGATTGCTCCCAGGGCGGTGGAGGCTATGGTGGTGGTGGCCGTAGCGGTGGTGGAGGCGGTGGTGCTTCCGGTGGCTGCTACAAGTGCGGACAGTCCGGCCATTTCGCAAGGGAGTGCCCCAACAGTGGTTAA